gcgggggggggggagactacgggcggggggggggggggggcacgggccccgctcctccgcctgccccccccccccccccccgcctctccccgcctccgcccgccccccaacccccaccaccaccccccacccccggggaTGTTTTGCGTCTCTGCTCGGGGGCGGCTCTTTCGCGACGCTCCCTGAgtcgccgcccgcccccgccgcccgcgcagGGACCGGGGCAAAATTCCGAGCGCGGCCGCGAGCGAAAGGCgaagcgggggagggggggggggggcgtcgcGAAAGAGCCGCCCCTAAGCAGAGCCGAAAAACATCccccgtggggaggggggggtggtgTCTCCCTtaccgccgccgcggggagcgcGTGGGGCGGACACGGACACGCGTGTGCGCACGGGAGACCCTGCACTGACACGCACAGGCGCGCGCACGCAGACACGCGCTGCGGGGCTGTGCACTGACACGcgtgggtgggggggtgggggggggggtcagagtCCAGAAGCGCCgcgtcgtcgtcgtcccccccccgtggggtggactgggggggtgggaggaacgCGTCTCCGCGCGGCGTTTCCACCCGGACACCAAACGCTGCGACACCGGCGCGGGccgaggccccccccccccctcctccgcaccccccccccccccccaccgggcgccccctcccgccccgcggggccgggggaccccGATGCGGCGGCTCCGgacgccccccccccgcccccccgggcgcGCAGCCGGGGTCGGTCCCGACCGGAGACGCCGCGGCCTGAGCGGGGCCCCATGAAGGGCCCGAGGTGGGGcccggggcgcggagccgccgggaGGTaaccggggggtgggggggggaccggggaggggggggggggcagcggtgTCCGGGACCCCCATGTCTGCCCCACATCCCCGGGGACCCAGGCGCCCGGGACCCCCAGATCTGCCCGCCCACACCCCCAGGGACGCCGGCATTTGGGACCCACATGTCTGCCCCCCGCATCCCTGAGGACACCGGTGTCTCAGACCCCCagatctgcccccccccccctccccggggcccaGGCGTCCGGGACCCCCAGATCTGCCCCCCACAACCCCGGGGACCCGGGGATTTGGGACCCCCAGATCTGCCCCACAACTctggggacccaggcatccgggacccccatatccccccacgTCCCCGGGGACCCAGACCCCCATATCTGCCCCACAACCCAGGGGTCCCGGGTGTCCAGGACCCCCAGATCCGCTCCCCTGCGAacccaggcatccgggacccCCATATCTGCCccaccaccctggggacccaggcattCGGGACCCCCAGATCTGCTCCCCTGTGAACCCTGGCATCCGGGACCCCCACCtcccccctaaccccccccccccccctccccacagccgCACCGAGACCTCCAAccaccccccgccgccgccccccgccccgtcgccgccaccaccgcccccaccaccacccgtggaccctccctcctcctcctcgacCTCTCGCCGTGGGTCCAGCCCCCGTCCGGGGGTCGCTACCTTCTGATCGACAACCAAGGGCTGCCCTATACGGTGCTGGTGGCCGAACCCGGGGGTCCCGGGACCCTCCGTCGCGCCTTCTCCTGCCCGGTCTGCGGCCGTTCCTTCGAGTACCTCTCCTACCTGCAGCGCCACAGCATCACCCACTCGGAGCACAAGCCCCACGTCTGTCGCGCCTGCGGCAAAGCCTTCAAGAGAACGTCCCACCTGGAGCGTCACAAATACACCCACGCCGGCCGCAAGCCCCACGCCTGCCCCCTCTGCCCCCGACGCTTCCGGACTTGGGGGAGCTGGCCCACCACCAACGGGTGCACACGGGGGAGCGACCCTTCCAGTGTCCCCACTGCCACATGCGTTTCGGGGAGAGGAACACCCTCCAACGACACGTCAGGCGCAAGCATctgccccggccgccggcgccgtgaggggggtgggggggtcgtgagtggcgggggggggggggggtgggaggggtgggggggtggagaggTGGTGGATGTGGGGCTTGTTGTGGAGGGGTGGTGGCCCGGGGGTTGGGGACGTGGAAAGGTGGTGGCCACGGAGGTCATCATGGAGAGATGGTGGCCATGGAGGTCATCCATGGAGGAGTGGTGGCCATGGAGGTCATCCATGGAggggtggtggccatggaggtCATCTGTGGAGGGGTGGTGGCCCAGGGGTTGGGGATGTGGAAAGGTGGTGGCCACGGAGCTCATCATGGAGAGATGGTGGCCATGGAGGTCATCCATGGAGGGGTGATGGCCATGGAGGTCATCTGTGGAggggtggtggccatggaggtCATCTGTGGAGGGGTGGTGGCCCAGGGGTTGGGGATGTGGAAAGGTGGTGCCCACAGAGCTCATCATGGAGAGATGGTGGCCATGGAGGTCATCCATGGAGGGGTGATGGCCATGGAGGTCATCCATGGAGGGGTGGTGGCCCTAGGGTTGGGGACATGGAGAGATGGTGGCCATGGAGCTCATCGTGGAGGGGTGGTGGCCCTGGGGTTGGGGACATGGAGAGATAGTGGCCATGGAGCTCGTGCTTGGAAAGATGGTGGCCCTGGGGTTGGGGACATGGCAAGATGGTGGCCCTGGGGCTCATCGTGGCGGGGTGGTGGCCCTGGGGTTGGGGACGTGGAGAGATGGTGGCCGTGGAGCTCGTTGGAGAGgggtggtggccctggggtgggggacaTTGAAGGACGGTGGCCTCGGGGCTCCAGCACGGAGGGacggtggccctggggacagggtcCGCGCTGCCCGTCCCCCCATGAagctgctccccccggcccccgtgcGAGGCCCCCCCAGGTCTCCCCAACttgatgttgtttttttttttaattattattaaaaagctcttttttggtttttccttttttctcccgtTGTCTCATtctgggggggaggggcaccccAAAAACCAGCGGCCAATGGCCAACACCCAACACGAACCGTCCCCCACCCACCCAACCCCTGAACCCCTCGGCCAACCAACCACCAACCCCTCAACCAACCAACCCATCAACTAACCAACCCATTGACTAACCAACCCACCCCTGAGCCAACCAGCTAACCAGCCCATCATCCAACCAACCCATCAACTAACCAACCCAACCCATCAGCCAACCAACCCGCCCACGGTCCAACCCATCAACCAACCAATCAACCCATCAGCCAACCAACCCATTGACTAACTAACCAACC
The nucleotide sequence above comes from Mycteria americana isolate JAX WOST 10 ecotype Jacksonville Zoo and Gardens unplaced genomic scaffold, USCA_MyAme_1.0 Scaffold_158, whole genome shotgun sequence. Encoded proteins:
- the LOC142403275 gene encoding LOW QUALITY PROTEIN: uncharacterized protein LOC142403275 (The sequence of the model RefSeq protein was modified relative to this genomic sequence to represent the inferred CDS: inserted 1 base in 1 codon), coding for MSAPRIPEDTGVSDPQICPPPPPRGPGVRDPQICPPQPRGPGDLGPPDLPHNSGDPGIRDPHIPPRPRGPRPPYLPHNPGVPGVQDPQIRSPANPGIRDPHICPTTLGTQPHRDLQPPPAAAPRPVAATTAPTTTRGPSLLLLDLSPWVQPPSGGRYLLIDNQGLPYTVLVAEPGGPGTLRRAFSCPVCGRSFEYLSYLQRHSITHSEHKPHVCRACGKAFKRTSHLERHKYTHAGRKPHACPLCPRRFRXLGELAHHQRVHTGERPFQCPHCHMRFGERNTLQRHVRRKHLPRPPAP